One Gimesia aquarii DNA segment encodes these proteins:
- a CDS encoding P-loop NTPase, with the protein MTPAINEFNLNQAEKSSAVLSATGQRRSLTSRGDQAKVLRGLMEKRQPGIVENVKTSDCRTIAVCSGKGGVGKSITSLNLALALAQSGASVCLMDVNLALGNIDLLCRLNGYWNLSHVVSGARSLKEIQLQGPLGISVVTGASGLTDLADCSKAVRKDVLEQMQELEATHDYLILDNGTGIHRSIREFVISADDVLIVTTPEPTAIADAYATIKSLSTIESLEIQALINQYTSADQAENVFLQLKKTTELFLHAGLSQAGQIPHDMNVVQSVYDRDPFVLSHPGCPAAEAIIRLSQHLIDQNKTKEHKSKQESYFPRLWRRLLGEAA; encoded by the coding sequence ATGACTCCAGCCATCAACGAGTTCAATTTGAATCAGGCAGAAAAAAGTTCTGCTGTCCTGTCAGCTACAGGGCAGCGACGGTCTCTCACGTCGCGAGGAGATCAGGCGAAGGTTCTACGCGGTTTAATGGAAAAACGACAACCGGGAATCGTTGAGAATGTAAAAACCAGTGACTGTCGTACGATTGCGGTTTGCAGCGGTAAAGGAGGCGTTGGCAAATCGATTACTTCCTTGAATCTAGCATTAGCATTGGCGCAGTCTGGAGCATCAGTTTGTCTGATGGACGTGAATTTGGCATTGGGTAATATTGATTTACTGTGTCGTTTAAACGGTTATTGGAATCTGTCTCATGTTGTGAGCGGAGCGCGTTCTCTCAAAGAAATTCAATTACAAGGCCCGTTAGGAATCAGTGTGGTGACAGGCGCCAGTGGACTGACAGATCTGGCGGATTGTTCGAAAGCAGTTCGCAAAGATGTTCTAGAACAAATGCAGGAACTCGAGGCCACTCACGATTATTTAATTCTAGATAATGGAACGGGTATTCATCGAAGTATCAGAGAGTTTGTCATTTCTGCCGATGACGTGTTGATTGTAACAACTCCTGAGCCAACGGCGATTGCCGATGCTTATGCGACGATCAAATCATTATCCACAATTGAGTCACTGGAAATACAAGCCCTCATAAATCAATACACTTCTGCTGACCAGGCTGAAAACGTATTTCTGCAATTAAAGAAAACGACCGAACTATTTTTACATGCTGGTTTATCTCAGGCAGGTCAGATTCCCCATGACATGAATGTTGTCCAGTCCGTCTACGATCGGGACCCGTTTGTGTTAAGCCATCCAGGTTGTCCTGCTGCAGAAGCGATCATTCGACTGTCCCAACATTTAATCGATCAGAACAAAACAAAAGAACATAAAAGCAAACAAGAGTCTTACTTTCCGCGGCTTTGGAGGCGCTTGCTTGGTGAAGCCGCATAA
- the flhF gene encoding flagellar biosynthesis protein FlhF, with the protein MSDVRTFKAESMQDALNLVRQEMGSDAVILQTKQIPGRKSLLPWSKSKEEYEITAGLGINVRTPSAVQKKTRSAGVRHRASNLKPVQSHSESAALPETSYQNAPSVHQNETPNTRHERNSFAPRRQFDQRAHQNPATHNKFEQIQQRRTEYEPYDPTKQFEEKLNAIQEMLESLDRRTRSQPQLSTDVPAELFQIYTDLIDSEVDENIAHQLISRLKENSTLEQLKDVSASKSLLAAMIEAQLVCAPPIRPVSGQRKVVALVGPTGVGKTTTIAKLAANFRLRDNIKMGLVTVDTYRIAAVEQLRTYAEIIDLPMKVVSNPQEMQQALDEMVGLDLVLVDTAGRSPSDDLKIQELEQLFREVPIDEVSLVMSMTSSSRSLEAIAKRFQVANPSSMILTKLDEAPVMGSLLTLSQNTKLPIRYLTTGQDVPDDIEPANAARMARLVLGEDRLL; encoded by the coding sequence ATGTCAGATGTTCGCACTTTTAAAGCGGAATCAATGCAGGACGCTTTGAACCTTGTTCGCCAAGAGATGGGCAGTGATGCTGTCATTTTGCAAACCAAACAGATTCCGGGGCGAAAAAGTCTACTGCCCTGGTCGAAATCTAAGGAAGAGTATGAAATCACAGCTGGGCTGGGTATTAATGTGCGGACACCTTCTGCAGTTCAGAAAAAGACGCGCTCTGCTGGAGTACGACACCGGGCATCTAATCTGAAACCGGTACAAAGTCATTCTGAATCGGCTGCGTTACCAGAAACCTCTTATCAGAATGCACCCTCTGTCCACCAGAATGAAACGCCAAATACTCGACATGAGCGTAATAGTTTTGCACCACGCAGGCAGTTTGATCAGCGGGCTCATCAGAATCCAGCGACTCACAACAAGTTTGAACAGATTCAACAAAGAAGAACAGAATATGAACCCTACGACCCCACAAAACAATTTGAAGAAAAGCTGAATGCAATTCAAGAGATGCTGGAATCATTAGATCGACGTACCCGCTCTCAGCCTCAGCTTTCAACAGACGTGCCTGCCGAGCTATTCCAGATTTATACAGACTTGATTGATTCAGAGGTTGATGAGAATATTGCCCATCAATTGATTTCAAGGCTCAAAGAGAATTCGACTCTTGAACAATTAAAGGATGTGTCTGCCAGTAAATCGCTTTTGGCAGCCATGATTGAAGCACAGTTAGTATGTGCACCACCGATTCGACCTGTTTCCGGTCAACGAAAAGTCGTGGCCTTAGTAGGACCAACGGGAGTCGGCAAAACAACGACGATTGCCAAACTGGCTGCTAATTTTCGGTTACGTGACAATATCAAGATGGGGCTCGTGACTGTAGATACCTATCGGATCGCTGCCGTCGAACAGTTACGTACTTACGCTGAGATTATTGATCTTCCGATGAAAGTGGTCAGCAATCCTCAAGAGATGCAGCAAGCTTTAGATGAAATGGTTGGCTTGGATCTGGTTCTCGTAGATACAGCGGGGAGAAGTCCCAGTGATGATCTCAAAATTCAAGAATTGGAACAACTATTTCGTGAAGTTCCCATCGATGAAGTATCACTGGTGATGAGTATGACATCCAGCTCCAGAAGCCTGGAAGCCATTGCTAAACGATTTCAAGTTGCGAATCCCTCATCGATGATTCTAACCAAGCTGGATGAAGCCCCTGTGATGGGCAGTCTACTTACATTAAGTCAGAATACAAAACTTCCGATCCGATATCTGACCACAGGCCAGGATGTTCCCGATGATATAGAACCCGCGAATGCTGCCCGAATGGCGCGTTTAGTTTTGGGAGAAGATCGCTTGTTATGA